In Lentibacillus amyloliquefaciens, one DNA window encodes the following:
- a CDS encoding M20 family metallopeptidase, whose product MANEAVEFLQELIRIDSTNPPGSENNVTKKLAERCDETGIPYKMTNIESNRSNFEMSFNNEAKEKVIFCGHMDTVLVGEQPWEYAPFSGELVGENLYGRGASDMKSGLAAMFLAVESLFQEKRELSKEIVFLATAGEEVDSCGARQYLQEDDMSNVEALVIGEPTNEKVAAGHKGALWVEVITIGQTAHGAMPDQGINAVEWMGRVILIVEALKLDWKISKPPLGESSVSANKMEGGVQTNVIPDRCTLNIDIRTVAPQSHEQLFAELKQKLTDLFSEEGAPAFEMNELLNRPSILTDQSSPIITEALRIKGQDTDSVYGVSYYTDGAVLNPESAIPTLIYGPGNEKLAHQPNEYVNVDAYLRSIDFYKQLILEYAT is encoded by the coding sequence ATGGCAAATGAAGCCGTTGAATTTCTGCAAGAGCTGATTCGAATTGACAGCACCAATCCCCCTGGCAGCGAAAACAACGTCACTAAGAAACTTGCCGAAAGATGTGACGAAACAGGTATCCCGTATAAAATGACCAACATTGAATCAAACCGAAGCAATTTTGAAATGTCCTTCAATAATGAAGCAAAGGAAAAGGTAATTTTCTGTGGTCATATGGACACGGTTTTAGTCGGTGAGCAGCCGTGGGAATATGCACCGTTTTCCGGCGAGCTGGTGGGAGAAAATCTGTACGGACGCGGCGCCTCAGATATGAAAAGCGGTCTTGCAGCGATGTTTCTTGCGGTTGAATCACTTTTTCAGGAAAAGAGAGAGTTGTCAAAGGAGATTGTTTTCTTGGCAACTGCCGGTGAAGAAGTGGATAGCTGCGGTGCGCGGCAGTACTTACAAGAAGATGACATGTCTAATGTCGAAGCCTTGGTGATTGGTGAGCCGACAAATGAAAAAGTCGCAGCAGGCCATAAAGGTGCTTTATGGGTTGAAGTGATCACCATCGGCCAAACAGCGCATGGGGCCATGCCGGACCAAGGAATTAATGCGGTCGAATGGATGGGCCGGGTGATTCTAATTGTTGAAGCGTTAAAATTAGATTGGAAGATTTCCAAGCCTCCCCTTGGTGAAAGCAGCGTTTCGGCCAATAAAATGGAAGGCGGCGTTCAAACAAACGTGATCCCTGACCGCTGTACGCTGAACATTGATATCAGAACCGTGGCGCCCCAGTCCCACGAGCAGTTGTTTGCTGAATTGAAGCAAAAATTAACGGATTTGTTTTCCGAAGAGGGTGCCCCGGCGTTTGAAATGAATGAATTATTGAACCGGCCATCGATTCTGACCGATCAATCAAGCCCGATTATAACAGAGGCGCTCCGAATTAAAGGACAAGATACCGATTCGGTCTATGGGGTTTCCTATTATACCGATGGCGCGGTTTTAAATCCCGAAAGCGCCATCCCGACACTGATTTATGGCCCCGGAAACGAAAAATTAGCACATCAGCCAAATGAATACGTCAATGTGGATGCTTACCTGCGTTCCATTGATTTTTATAAACAATTAATTCTTGAGTATGCAACGTGA
- the solA gene encoding N-methyl-L-tryptophan oxidase — translation MKSHYDVIIVGAGSMGMAAGYYLAKEGTNTLLIDAFDPPHSNGSHSGDTRLIRHACGEGYEYVPLALRAQELWDELQQKTSETIFRKTGVVTFGPEDSDFVNQAIAGGKKYSLPIDTFDNGEEINERWTGITAPEAHFGCYEPEAGVLFSGNCIRTFRKLALQSGADLLTHTPVDNLDVTEHDVTVHTKEGSYTADKLIVSAGAWNKKLLSDLNLNLALQPSRQTIGWFDADESIYQADGFPGFFVDLPTGIYYGFPSIDGAGLKIGRYDNGEKIEPEYMNREFGILPKDEDDVREFLKTFMPQAAGKLNVGKTCMFTNTPDENFIIDLHPEHSHVAIAGGFSGHGYKFSSVVGEILSQLATSGTTNHDISLFSATRPSLQTQGSTTV, via the coding sequence ATGAAATCACACTATGATGTGATTATAGTTGGAGCTGGGTCAATGGGGATGGCCGCCGGATATTATCTGGCTAAAGAAGGAACAAACACATTGCTCATTGATGCGTTTGATCCACCGCATTCAAACGGAAGCCACAGCGGTGATACACGCCTGATTCGCCATGCGTGTGGTGAAGGCTACGAGTATGTCCCGCTTGCCTTAAGGGCGCAGGAATTATGGGATGAACTGCAACAAAAAACATCGGAGACGATTTTCCGAAAAACGGGTGTGGTGACTTTCGGTCCTGAAGATTCAGACTTTGTTAATCAAGCAATCGCAGGCGGGAAAAAGTACTCCTTACCTATTGATACGTTTGATAATGGCGAAGAAATCAATGAGCGCTGGACGGGAATCACCGCCCCTGAAGCACATTTCGGGTGCTATGAACCAGAAGCAGGTGTTCTGTTCAGCGGAAATTGCATTCGCACCTTTCGTAAGTTGGCATTGCAAAGTGGCGCAGATTTATTAACGCATACACCTGTTGACAATCTTGACGTTACTGAACATGACGTCACTGTCCATACGAAAGAAGGTTCATATACCGCTGATAAACTGATTGTCAGCGCCGGGGCCTGGAACAAGAAACTTTTATCTGATCTCAACCTTAATTTAGCGCTGCAGCCAAGTCGCCAAACAATCGGCTGGTTTGATGCGGACGAGTCAATATATCAGGCTGATGGATTTCCGGGCTTTTTCGTGGACTTGCCAACTGGCATCTATTACGGGTTTCCAAGCATTGATGGCGCCGGTTTAAAGATTGGTCGTTACGATAACGGCGAAAAGATTGAGCCCGAATATATGAATCGTGAATTTGGCATTTTACCAAAAGACGAGGACGACGTTCGTGAATTTTTAAAAACGTTTATGCCACAGGCGGCAGGCAAATTAAATGTTGGCAAGACGTGTATGTTCACCAACACACCGGATGAAAATTTTATTATTGACTTGCATCCGGAACATTCCCATGTTGCCATTGCCGGCGGATTTTCCGGCCACGGCTATAAATTTTCAAGTGTGGTCGGCGAAATCTTAAGCCAACTGGCAACCAGCGGCACAACCAATCACGACATTTCCCTCTTTTCAGCAACACGTCCAAGCTTACAAACACAAGGATCAACAACGGTGTAA
- a CDS encoding DUF1989 domain-containing protein produces MVNTQGEIKEEITIPPYEGRSVLLKPGDELFIIDVDGKQVGDFVCFNRNDLSEFVSPVHMRASLGSIRLKVGDPLYSNKRRPLMTFIEDTVGKHDFFFPACDYYRYKVDYDQDDHPNCHDNLKNALAVYGLGDKPVPDPINLFMNNVLDEAGDYEIHEPLSKPGDYVRLKALEEVVVACATCSQDMAPVNGWNVTSLKMQVMELS; encoded by the coding sequence GTGGTTAACACACAAGGGGAAATCAAAGAGGAAATAACAATACCGCCGTATGAGGGGAGAAGTGTACTGTTAAAGCCTGGTGATGAGCTGTTTATAATTGATGTTGATGGCAAACAAGTCGGTGATTTTGTCTGCTTTAATCGAAATGATTTAAGCGAGTTCGTATCACCTGTCCATATGCGAGCGTCTCTTGGCAGTATTCGGTTAAAAGTGGGAGATCCGCTCTACAGCAATAAACGCCGTCCATTGATGACGTTTATTGAAGATACAGTCGGAAAGCATGATTTCTTTTTCCCGGCGTGTGACTATTATCGTTATAAAGTAGACTATGATCAAGATGACCACCCGAACTGCCACGATAATCTAAAAAATGCCCTGGCCGTGTATGGGTTGGGCGACAAACCCGTACCGGATCCAATTAACTTATTTATGAACAATGTTTTGGACGAAGCAGGGGATTATGAGATTCATGAACCTTTATCCAAACCCGGTGATTATGTGCGTCTAAAAGCATTGGAAGAAGTGGTTGTTGCCTGTGCAACGTGTTCTCAAGATATGGCACCTGTTAATGGATGGAACGTGACGTCATTGAAAATGCAGGTTATGGAGTTGAGTTAA
- the tenA gene encoding thiaminase II, giving the protein MRFTESLRQATKGSWEQSLNHPFVQGIVRGDLPLETFKFYILQDIYYLKHFGKVHAIAASQADDFQVAGMLAEKAKMTAEAELTVHREHAELLNITNEEMNQFKPAPTAYAYTSHLYRAALSGQLAQTVAAMLPCYWLYADIGKTNQDAKPGQTIYQNWISMYADDWFQTSTQEQIDLLNQLAEEASDKEKGKIKEQFVIAKEYELAFWEMAYMKEEWLSARRNTV; this is encoded by the coding sequence ATGCGCTTTACTGAATCGCTGCGTCAGGCAACAAAGGGAAGCTGGGAACAGAGCTTGAACCACCCATTTGTCCAGGGGATTGTACGGGGAGATCTGCCGCTTGAAACGTTCAAGTTCTACATTCTTCAGGACATTTACTACTTGAAGCATTTTGGCAAGGTACATGCAATCGCCGCTTCGCAAGCAGACGATTTTCAAGTGGCCGGGATGCTTGCTGAAAAAGCCAAAATGACAGCCGAAGCGGAATTGACCGTGCACCGTGAGCATGCAGAATTGCTGAACATCACTAATGAGGAAATGAACCAATTCAAGCCTGCGCCAACTGCCTACGCCTACACATCGCATTTGTACCGGGCAGCGCTTTCCGGACAACTTGCTCAGACCGTTGCCGCGATGCTTCCATGCTACTGGTTGTACGCGGATATTGGAAAAACGAACCAGGATGCAAAACCCGGTCAGACCATCTATCAGAATTGGATAAGTATGTATGCTGACGATTGGTTTCAGACATCAACACAAGAGCAAATTGACTTGCTTAATCAACTCGCCGAAGAAGCAAGTGACAAGGAAAAGGGAAAAATTAAAGAACAATTTGTGATCGCGAAAGAATATGAACTTGCATTTTGGGAGATGGCCTATATGAAAGAAGAATGGCTATCGGCCAGAAGAAATACTGTTTGA